A genomic stretch from Corynebacterium faecale includes:
- a CDS encoding IS6 family transposase: MPVDHTTILTVGSRNTPLSWTSKHGGTGRYLTGRLSSWRVDETYIRVGGRWCYLYRAITAGGQTLDFYLSPKRNVAAAKRFLAKALRSNASAGYPRVINTDKAPSLARAIAELKSEGICPPTVEHRQVKYLNNILEGDHGRLKRILGPKGAFKNRTSAYRTLKGMEAMHSLRKGQGTMFAYGQPNPDAVIVNRVFETA; this comes from the coding sequence GTGCCGGTCGATCACACCACGATTCTCACCGTTGGGTCCAGAAATACGCCCCTGAGCTGGACAAGCAAACACGGTGGTACCGGCAGGTACCTGACTGGCAGGCTAAGTTCCTGGCGGGTGGATGAGACCTATATCCGGGTCGGCGGCAGGTGGTGCTACCTCTATCGGGCGATCACCGCCGGTGGCCAGACCCTGGACTTTTACCTCTCTCCGAAGCGGAACGTGGCCGCAGCGAAGCGTTTCCTGGCCAAGGCCCTCAGATCCAATGCGTCAGCCGGGTATCCCAGAGTGATCAACACCGATAAAGCACCCTCCCTAGCCAGGGCAATCGCCGAGTTGAAGTCAGAGGGAATCTGCCCGCCAACAGTGGAACACCGGCAGGTGAAATACCTCAACAACATCCTGGAAGGCGACCATGGTCGGCTGAAGCGGATCCTCGGGCCGAAAGGCGCGTTTAAGAACCGGACATCTGCATATCGGACGTTGAAAGGGATGGAGGCGATGCACTCATTGCGGAAAGGGCAAGGCACGATGTTTGCCTACGGGCAACCGAACCCGGACGCGGTGATCGTCAACCGGGTCTTCGAGACGGCCTGA
- a CDS encoding trehalose synthase, with translation MSIAEHIVKERFYGAKSHTITEVDIVVEKQVGENTLLIARVNDALYQLLVNEDGRDVLPDHVHDVGESLGTWNSPAPFPPGPYRKLNSEQSNTSLVAGDVMVKYFRKLEPGLNPDVELLSRIPDCPNVAPVLGYSAVDLDGDDYTLVMAQRFMPGKDGWVHALSTTSSSFADDARLLGSATATVHTALAEAFGTTVVPASTVADGLITRLDGLIATVPELVQFRQAAVDIYQGLEGEMELQRIHGDLHLGQTLRTDDRYILIDFEGEPARPLADRKLPDSPLRDVAGMIRSIDYAAHFDGVHQRWGAEATAAFLEGYGATDGNQDLLNAYILDKALYEVAYEINNRPDWAHIPIGAVRRALA, from the coding sequence GTGAGCATCGCCGAACACATTGTGAAGGAACGCTTCTACGGAGCCAAGTCGCACACCATCACGGAAGTAGACATCGTGGTGGAGAAGCAGGTCGGTGAGAACACCCTGCTGATCGCGCGGGTCAATGATGCCCTCTACCAGCTCCTGGTGAATGAGGATGGCCGGGATGTTCTTCCGGATCATGTCCACGACGTGGGGGAAAGCCTGGGCACGTGGAACTCCCCCGCCCCCTTCCCACCCGGCCCCTACCGGAAGCTGAACAGTGAACAGTCCAACACCTCACTGGTGGCCGGTGATGTGATGGTGAAGTATTTCCGCAAACTTGAACCCGGGTTGAATCCCGATGTGGAACTGCTCAGCAGGATTCCCGACTGCCCGAATGTGGCACCGGTACTGGGATACTCCGCCGTGGATCTCGATGGTGATGACTACACCCTGGTGATGGCCCAGCGGTTCATGCCCGGCAAGGATGGCTGGGTACACGCCCTGTCCACCACCTCCAGCAGTTTTGCTGATGATGCGCGGCTGTTGGGTTCAGCAACGGCAACAGTGCACACCGCCCTTGCCGAGGCCTTCGGGACCACCGTGGTTCCCGCGTCCACCGTGGCCGACGGGTTGATCACCCGCCTTGATGGTCTCATCGCCACAGTTCCTGAACTGGTACAGTTCCGCCAAGCTGCTGTGGACATCTACCAGGGTCTTGAGGGAGAGATGGAACTACAGCGCATCCATGGGGATCTCCATCTCGGCCAGACCCTGCGCACCGATGACCGCTACATTCTCATCGATTTCGAGGGTGAACCAGCCCGCCCACTGGCTGATCGCAAACTCCCGGATTCCCCGCTCCGTGATGTGGCGGGCATGATCAGATCCATCGACTACGCAGCCCACTTCGATGGCGTGCATCAGCGGTGGGGGGCAGAGGCCACCGCAGCGTTCCTCGAGGGTTACGGTGCCACGGATGGGAACCAGGATCTTCTCAATGCCTACATCCTGGACAAGGCGCTCTATGAGGTGGCTTATGAGATAAACAACCGCCCCGACTGGGCACATATCCCGATCGGAGCGGTCAGGAGGGCACTTGCTTAA
- a CDS encoding MalY/PatB family protein: protein MRFPELEELKNRRTLKWTRYPEDVLPLWVAESDFGTCPPLKEALADAVEREVFGYPPDETGLADALVGFYERRYGYAPKPENVFAIPDVVRGLQLAIEHFTKPGSAVIVPVPAYPPFIELPKVTGRQVVYLDAEKYNLRDIEQAFANGAGSILFCNPHNPLGTVFDEDFIRDLTDLAVEYEARVIVDEIHAPLVYEGTHVVAAGVSTNAANACLTITATSKAWNTAGLKCAQIFFTNDDDVKTWKKLSGITRDGVSILGLIAAETVYSEGDSYLDEELELLRENRDYAASELQKLGVKVHVPDSTYLMWLDFSGTKIEKSPSLIMREEGKVMLNDGAAFGDFKNCARLNFACSRETLEEGLRRIASVL from the coding sequence ATGCGCTTCCCTGAACTCGAAGAATTGAAAAACCGTCGCACTCTCAAATGGACCCGGTACCCCGAGGATGTCCTCCCGCTGTGGGTCGCCGAGAGTGATTTTGGTACCTGCCCTCCTCTGAAGGAGGCCCTCGCTGACGCTGTAGAGCGTGAGGTTTTTGGTTATCCACCAGATGAGACCGGCCTTGCCGACGCCCTGGTTGGTTTTTATGAGCGCCGTTATGGCTATGCGCCGAAGCCAGAGAATGTTTTCGCCATTCCCGATGTGGTTCGGGGTCTGCAATTGGCCATCGAGCACTTCACCAAACCAGGTTCAGCGGTTATCGTCCCGGTCCCTGCCTACCCACCGTTTATTGAACTGCCGAAGGTTACCGGGCGCCAGGTAGTTTATCTGGACGCGGAGAAGTACAACCTCCGTGACATTGAGCAGGCCTTCGCCAACGGCGCCGGATCGATCCTGTTCTGCAACCCGCACAATCCTCTGGGAACTGTCTTCGATGAGGATTTCATCCGCGACCTCACTGATCTCGCGGTTGAATATGAGGCCCGGGTCATTGTTGATGAGATCCACGCTCCCCTGGTTTATGAAGGCACCCACGTGGTTGCCGCCGGGGTATCCACCAATGCAGCCAATGCATGCCTGACCATCACCGCCACCTCCAAGGCGTGGAACACCGCGGGACTCAAGTGTGCTCAGATTTTCTTCACCAATGATGATGATGTGAAGACGTGGAAGAAACTTTCCGGGATTACGCGGGATGGTGTTTCTATTTTGGGCTTGATCGCCGCAGAAACGGTGTACAGCGAAGGTGATTCCTACCTCGATGAGGAGCTTGAACTCCTGCGGGAAAATAGGGATTATGCAGCCTCTGAACTGCAGAAACTCGGAGTTAAGGTGCATGTGCCTGACTCCACTTATCTCATGTGGTTGGACTTCTCCGGAACGAAGATTGAGAAGAGCCCTTCGTTGATTATGCGTGAGGAGGGTAAAGTCATGCTGAACGATGGTGCGGCCTTCGGCGATTTCAAAAACTGCGCGCGCCTGAATTTCGCATGTTCCCGGGAAACCCTTGAGGAGGGTCTGCGCCGTATCGCCAGCGTTCTCTAA
- a CDS encoding transposase has protein sequence MNAKTITHTPSALQDFVAEIFASLVRKDQRATSSYYLQGLMLEGRRKSMQPMAERLGIDHQRLQQFVSTSPWPVEPVRKALATRAIDLIHPDAWVVDDTGFIKDGSASPGGCCCKVGRRAAKTQFLIP, from the coding sequence ATGAACGCAAAAACCATCACTCACACCCCAAGTGCTCTCCAGGATTTCGTCGCCGAAATCTTTGCCTCCCTGGTCCGCAAGGACCAACGCGCCACCTCCAGCTACTACCTGCAGGGGTTGATGTTAGAGGGGCGTCGGAAATCTATGCAACCCATGGCCGAACGACTTGGGATTGATCATCAACGACTCCAACAATTCGTCTCCACCTCACCCTGGCCAGTCGAACCTGTCAGAAAAGCCCTGGCCACCAGGGCCATCGATCTGATCCACCCCGATGCCTGGGTTGTTGATGACACCGGCTTTATCAAAGACGGATCAGCATCGCCTGGAGGGTGCTGTTGCAAAGTTGGGCGGAGAGCAGCGAAGACTCAGTTTCTCATTCCCTGA
- the treS gene encoding maltose alpha-D-glucosyltransferase has protein sequence MTDTTPLNQDLIPESTARPVVDAEGFIVEHESEEYNTPAPAPGEQPWEKHDREWYKDAVFYEVLVRAFHDPGNTGSGTLKGLTEKLDYIQWLGVDCIWVPPFYDSPLRDGGYDIRNFREILPEFGTVDDFVELVDQAHRRGLRIITDLVMNHTSDQHPWFQQSRTDPDGPYGDFYVWGDDPTMYKEARIIFIDTEESNWSYDPVRKQYYWHRFFSHQPDLNYDNPAVQEAMLDVLRFWLDLGLDGFRLDAVPYLFEREGTNGENLPETHDFLKRCRAVIDEEYPGRIVLAEANQWPHDVVEYFGEKEKGDECHMAFHFPLMPRIFMGVRQGSRTPVSEILEHTPPIPKTAQWAIFLRNHDELTLEMVSDEERAYMYQQFAPEPRMRANVGIRRRLAPLVDGDRNQLELLHGLLLSLPGSPVLYYGDEIGMGDNIWLPDRDGVRTPMQWSNDRNGGFSKADPERLYLPAIQNDRFGYAQVNVETQLTQENSLLQWIRNQIMIRKQYRAFGKGTYREIDSTNEAVLTFLREYKGQTILCVNNMSKLPQAVALDLSEFAGITPREVSGGQYFPTIGERQCVFTLAPHGFFWLDMSGEEE, from the coding sequence ATGACTGACACTACCCCGCTGAATCAGGACCTGATCCCGGAGAGTACCGCCCGCCCGGTGGTAGATGCTGAGGGCTTCATTGTTGAGCACGAGTCGGAGGAATACAACACCCCGGCACCTGCTCCCGGTGAACAACCCTGGGAAAAACACGACCGCGAATGGTACAAAGACGCGGTCTTCTATGAAGTACTGGTTCGTGCCTTCCATGACCCGGGCAACACCGGATCAGGCACCCTCAAGGGACTGACGGAAAAGCTCGATTACATCCAGTGGCTGGGTGTGGATTGCATCTGGGTCCCACCGTTCTATGATTCCCCGCTGCGTGATGGTGGTTATGATATCCGCAACTTCCGTGAGATCCTCCCGGAATTTGGAACCGTGGATGATTTCGTGGAACTGGTGGACCAGGCCCACCGTCGTGGTCTGCGAATAATCACGGACCTGGTGATGAACCACACCTCAGATCAGCACCCATGGTTCCAGCAGTCCCGCACCGATCCGGACGGCCCTTACGGTGACTTCTACGTGTGGGGGGATGATCCCACCATGTATAAGGAAGCCCGGATCATCTTCATTGACACCGAGGAGTCCAACTGGAGCTATGACCCGGTGCGCAAGCAGTATTACTGGCACCGTTTCTTCTCCCACCAGCCGGACCTGAACTATGACAACCCGGCGGTGCAGGAGGCGATGCTTGATGTCCTGCGCTTCTGGCTGGATCTGGGTCTGGATGGTTTCCGCCTGGATGCCGTGCCCTACCTGTTCGAGCGTGAAGGCACCAATGGTGAGAACCTGCCTGAAACACACGATTTTCTCAAACGCTGCCGCGCTGTCATTGATGAGGAGTACCCGGGACGCATCGTCCTGGCCGAGGCCAACCAGTGGCCGCATGATGTGGTGGAGTACTTCGGTGAGAAGGAGAAGGGCGATGAGTGCCACATGGCCTTCCACTTTCCTCTCATGCCCCGCATCTTCATGGGTGTCCGGCAGGGGTCCCGCACCCCGGTCAGTGAAATCCTCGAACACACACCTCCGATCCCCAAGACCGCCCAGTGGGCTATCTTCCTGCGCAACCATGATGAGCTGACCTTGGAGATGGTCTCTGATGAGGAACGCGCCTATATGTACCAGCAGTTCGCCCCCGAGCCTCGGATGCGTGCGAACGTGGGTATCAGGCGTCGACTAGCACCGCTTGTCGACGGCGACCGCAACCAGCTCGAACTGCTGCACGGCCTGTTGCTGTCCCTGCCTGGCTCCCCGGTTCTGTACTACGGCGATGAGATCGGCATGGGTGACAATATCTGGTTGCCTGACCGTGATGGTGTGCGCACCCCCATGCAGTGGTCCAATGACCGCAATGGTGGCTTCTCCAAGGCTGATCCCGAACGCCTCTACCTCCCGGCGATCCAGAATGACCGCTTCGGCTATGCCCAGGTCAACGTGGAAACACAGCTCACGCAGGAGAATTCCCTGTTGCAGTGGATCCGCAACCAGATCATGATCCGTAAGCAGTACCGGGCTTTCGGCAAGGGCACCTACCGGGAGATCGACTCCACCAACGAAGCAGTGCTCACCTTCCTGCGTGAGTACAAGGGCCAGACCATCCTGTGCGTGAACAACATGTCCAAGCTCCCACAGGCCGTGGCGCTGGATCTCAGCGAATTCGCCGGCATCACCCCGCGTGAGGTGTCCGGTGGCCAGTACTTCCCCACCATCGGCGAACGCCAGTGCGTGTTCACCCTCGCCCCACACGGTTTCTTCTGGCTCGATATGAGCGGTGAAGAAGAGTGA
- a CDS encoding alpha/beta fold hydrolase, whose amino-acid sequence MSVTVTCPAGNITGELVSFTAHGAGAGPGVGAAADAETGVGAGAETGVGAGAGSETGPEARETTRTPEFPYFRSIPYARARPFQNAEKLEPLEIDARGTHPGLHLTVSTPETRFGADYPVIVFIHGGGYVNGSRFDPRTDPKFFTNQGFVVVEISYRLGLEGFVPFHDDEPHHYRGTDDCVLALEWVQKNIEHFGGDPTNVTLIGQSAGGGIVLWLARLDHYRGAFRRVVALSPSFPRGPFAKRKGALRRSLSLPITRDSLAKADPQKLTRGYRRFARRYFHDLALGPAGYDPDELADVDLIITSTRDEMYNHGIGQWFDQRKVGAALASRLLGVSVPASYITKARKIDDRVVGRMIGDSMIRRYVAQTEKGWWIEFPGRHCDDLSEIFQRDSEAHRIIASFARGETPSWPQYSPEDRAALSLVDGEPEVVRDPLNIVRTSFLQQDGPAVDGLGG is encoded by the coding sequence ATGTCTGTCACGGTCACCTGCCCCGCCGGTAATATCACCGGGGAACTTGTCTCTTTCACTGCGCACGGAGCTGGTGCTGGCCCGGGTGTCGGCGCTGCGGCTGACGCTGAGACCGGCGTCGGTGCTGGCGCTGAAACCGGCGTCGGTGCTGGCGCCGGTTCTGAGACTGGCCCTGAAGCGCGCGAGACCACGCGCACACCTGAGTTCCCCTATTTCCGCTCGATCCCCTACGCCAGGGCACGGCCCTTCCAGAATGCTGAGAAACTCGAACCGCTGGAGATCGATGCGCGGGGCACGCACCCCGGTCTGCATCTGACGGTGTCCACGCCGGAGACCCGTTTCGGCGCAGACTATCCGGTGATCGTGTTCATCCACGGTGGCGGGTACGTCAATGGTTCGCGGTTTGATCCCCGCACCGATCCCAAATTCTTCACCAACCAGGGGTTTGTGGTGGTGGAGATCTCCTACCGCCTGGGGCTGGAGGGGTTCGTGCCCTTCCATGATGATGAACCCCACCACTACCGCGGCACGGATGACTGTGTGCTGGCGCTGGAGTGGGTGCAGAAGAACATTGAGCATTTCGGTGGTGATCCCACCAATGTCACGCTGATCGGCCAGTCCGCCGGCGGCGGCATCGTCCTCTGGCTCGCGCGCCTGGACCACTACCGCGGCGCGTTCCGCCGCGTGGTCGCCCTCTCCCCCAGTTTCCCGCGCGGTCCCTTTGCCAAACGCAAAGGCGCTTTACGACGCTCCCTCTCCCTCCCCATCACCCGTGACTCCCTGGCGAAAGCCGACCCGCAGAAACTCACCCGTGGCTATCGACGCTTCGCCCGACGGTACTTCCATGACCTGGCACTGGGCCCCGCAGGTTATGACCCGGACGAGCTCGCTGATGTGGATCTGATCATCACCTCCACCCGGGATGAGATGTACAACCACGGCATCGGGCAATGGTTTGACCAGCGGAAGGTGGGGGCTGCCCTGGCTTCGCGGCTGCTTGGGGTCAGCGTGCCCGCCTCCTACATAACCAAGGCCCGGAAGATCGATGACCGTGTGGTCGGTCGCATGATCGGCGATTCCATGATCCGCCGCTATGTCGCCCAGACAGAGAAAGGCTGGTGGATTGAATTCCCCGGACGTCACTGCGATGACCTCAGTGAGATCTTCCAGAGGGATTCTGAAGCGCACCGCATCATCGCGTCCTTCGCCCGGGGTGAAACACCCTCGTGGCCGCAATATTCACCCGAGGATCGAGCGGCGTTGTCCCTGGTGGATGGCGAACCAGAGGTGGTGCGCGATCCGTTGAATATCGTGCGGACCTCGTTCCTCCAGCAGGATGGCCCTGCGGTGGACGGGCTGGGTGGGTAG
- a CDS encoding M3 family metallopeptidase translates to MSVDALLTPSNLPYQLPDFAAIKTEDFLPAFEIALAEHKAEIEGITANPDAPNWENTMEALERAGLPLNRAASVFFNLQGTDSSDELDAIAQEIAPKLAAHSDSIYHNSALFQRIEALQAPADEESQRLLEQTTRAFRRRGAALDSAGKARLSEINQRLSALSEEFGRNLLKDTRELAVSFDESELEGFSPSRVEAAAAYAQAVDREGYVVPLELPTVQAEQAVLTSSEARAKLYEASQQRGQNSNAEVLLETVRLRAERAELLGYTTHAEYVIEEETADDVDAVRGLLYDLAPSAASNAKAEYKLSAEEAEFSGEKVEAADWPFWESKVRERDYALDDAQLRQYFPLTRVLEDGVFYAANRLYGITVDKREDLVGYAEGVDVWEVKDHDGTGIGLLLTDYFGRPSKRGGAWMSSFVDQSHLLGTKPVVINVMGITKPTSGEALLSLDEVTTIFHEFGHGLHGLLSDVRYPSFSGTSVPRDYVEFPSQINENWAFDPSVVRNYARHHETGEVIPEAMLSAIEASRQFGQGFATSEYLAASIIDLAWHSLTADEAAAVTDIEQFEQDALQLAGLDVEKVAPRYRSTYFNHIFAGGYSAGYYSYLWAEALDADGFDWFEETGAAGDAASAESAREAGQRFRDLVLSRGAAADYTRSFETLRGRAKDIGPLLRRRGLAGAI, encoded by the coding sequence ATGAGTGTTGATGCCCTGCTGACCCCAAGTAACCTTCCCTACCAGCTGCCTGATTTCGCAGCCATTAAGACGGAGGACTTCCTCCCCGCCTTCGAGATCGCCCTGGCTGAGCACAAGGCAGAGATCGAGGGGATCACCGCTAACCCGGATGCCCCGAACTGGGAGAACACCATGGAAGCCCTCGAGCGCGCCGGGTTGCCACTGAACCGTGCGGCGTCGGTGTTCTTCAACCTGCAGGGCACCGATTCCTCCGATGAGCTGGATGCCATCGCGCAGGAGATCGCCCCTAAACTGGCCGCCCATTCTGATTCGATCTATCACAATTCCGCGCTGTTCCAGCGCATCGAGGCACTGCAAGCACCAGCCGATGAGGAGTCTCAGCGTCTGCTTGAGCAGACCACCAGAGCTTTTCGACGCCGCGGTGCCGCCCTCGATTCAGCCGGCAAGGCCCGGCTGTCTGAGATCAACCAACGCCTCTCCGCCCTGTCGGAGGAGTTCGGCCGCAACCTGTTGAAGGACACCCGTGAGCTGGCGGTGAGCTTTGATGAATCCGAGCTGGAAGGCTTCAGCCCATCCCGTGTGGAGGCTGCTGCCGCCTATGCGCAGGCAGTAGACCGCGAGGGCTATGTGGTTCCCCTGGAACTGCCCACCGTGCAGGCGGAGCAGGCGGTCCTGACCTCTTCCGAGGCCCGCGCCAAACTCTATGAAGCCTCCCAGCAGCGCGGCCAGAACTCCAATGCCGAGGTGCTTCTGGAAACAGTCCGCCTGCGTGCCGAGCGCGCGGAACTGCTCGGCTACACCACCCACGCCGAGTATGTGATCGAGGAGGAGACCGCCGACGACGTGGATGCTGTCCGCGGTCTGCTCTATGACCTGGCACCCAGTGCCGCGTCCAATGCGAAGGCGGAGTACAAGCTCTCAGCGGAGGAAGCCGAATTCTCAGGCGAAAAGGTGGAGGCTGCTGACTGGCCGTTCTGGGAATCCAAGGTCCGTGAACGCGATTACGCCCTGGATGATGCGCAGCTGCGCCAGTACTTCCCACTGACACGTGTGTTGGAAGATGGCGTGTTCTATGCCGCTAACCGTCTCTACGGCATCACCGTGGATAAGCGCGAGGACCTGGTCGGTTATGCAGAGGGCGTGGATGTCTGGGAGGTCAAGGACCACGATGGCACCGGCATCGGTCTGTTGCTCACCGACTACTTCGGTAGGCCCTCCAAGCGCGGTGGCGCGTGGATGAGCAGCTTCGTGGACCAGTCCCACCTGCTGGGCACCAAGCCGGTGGTGATCAACGTCATGGGGATTACCAAACCCACCTCCGGTGAGGCACTGCTGTCTCTGGATGAGGTGACCACCATCTTCCACGAATTCGGACATGGCCTGCACGGACTGCTGTCTGATGTGCGCTACCCAAGCTTCTCCGGCACCTCCGTGCCGCGTGACTACGTGGAATTCCCCTCCCAGATCAATGAGAACTGGGCCTTTGATCCTTCCGTGGTGCGCAACTACGCCCGCCACCATGAAACCGGTGAGGTCATCCCCGAGGCGATGCTGTCCGCCATTGAGGCATCCCGTCAGTTCGGCCAGGGTTTTGCCACCTCCGAGTACCTGGCTGCCTCTATCATTGACCTGGCCTGGCACTCCCTGACCGCTGATGAGGCTGCGGCCGTGACCGACATCGAGCAGTTCGAACAGGACGCCCTGCAGCTCGCCGGGTTGGACGTGGAGAAGGTGGCCCCACGCTACCGTTCCACCTATTTCAACCACATCTTCGCCGGTGGTTACTCAGCAGGTTATTACTCCTACCTGTGGGCGGAAGCCCTGGACGCGGATGGTTTCGACTGGTTCGAAGAAACCGGTGCCGCCGGCGACGCAGCCTCTGCTGAGTCCGCCCGTGAGGCAGGTCAGCGTTTCCGTGATCTGGTGCTGTCCCGCGGTGCGGCCGCCGATTACACCCGCTCCTTTGAAACCCTGCGTGGCCGGGCCAAGGACATCGGACCACTGCTGCGTCGTCGTGGCCTGGCGGGTGCGATCTGA
- a CDS encoding DUF3558 domain-containing protein: MHRSWSILLATTALLAGCSSGSSTPTTVTVTSPAPSGDSSVVTDRHPTNTDLFSSQFHPCEVFTEEQFAQAGLGKHLNTTENPGSNVQTCGFSPVDLEDLDGTYLVATDRTNRSQIENQRLLTLDWAQSGTEGIYVHEMPSEVRQCTAAIDFDWGRFLVGYRELGQGWEPEALCSASVSILESLISQAGGRNAAQD, encoded by the coding sequence ATGCACCGATCCTGGTCAATCCTTTTGGCCACCACCGCTTTACTCGCAGGCTGTTCATCGGGGAGCAGCACACCTACAACTGTCACCGTCACGTCTCCAGCGCCCTCTGGGGATTCATCTGTGGTGACTGACCGGCATCCCACCAACACGGACCTTTTCTCCAGCCAGTTCCACCCGTGTGAAGTCTTCACCGAGGAGCAGTTCGCCCAGGCGGGGTTAGGTAAACACCTGAATACCACGGAGAACCCGGGTAGCAACGTTCAAACCTGCGGTTTTAGTCCTGTTGATCTGGAAGATCTTGATGGAACCTATCTAGTCGCAACTGATCGGACTAATCGCAGTCAAATCGAGAATCAGCGACTTCTAACTTTAGATTGGGCGCAATCAGGAACAGAAGGAATTTACGTTCATGAAATGCCGAGCGAGGTTAGGCAGTGCACAGCGGCTATAGATTTTGATTGGGGGCGTTTTTTGGTGGGATATAGGGAGTTGGGTCAGGGGTGGGAACCCGAGGCTCTTTGCAGTGCGTCAGTTTCAATATTGGAATCTTTGATTTCACAAGCAGGGGGAAGAAATGCAGCTCAGGATTGA
- the idi gene encoding isopentenyl-diphosphate Delta-isomerase — MTNEEELVVLADEEGNAIGTAPKATVHTTDTPLHFAFSSYILNPRGELLVTRRALSKKTWPGVWTNSMCGHPAPDETNADAIRRRGGDELGLERDSFLDVQVVLPDYQYRAVDSSGIVEWEFCPVHIVRLAVGEFVEPLPDEVEEFAWEEPQKIFDAVDATPFAFSPWMVDQLSNPELRQAILEAFDDQV; from the coding sequence ATGACAAACGAGGAAGAACTGGTTGTACTCGCCGACGAAGAGGGCAATGCCATCGGCACGGCCCCCAAAGCCACTGTCCACACCACGGACACACCCCTGCATTTCGCCTTCTCCAGCTACATCCTGAATCCACGGGGTGAGCTGCTGGTCACCCGCCGTGCCCTGAGCAAGAAGACCTGGCCGGGCGTGTGGACCAATTCCATGTGCGGTCATCCCGCACCGGATGAGACGAACGCGGATGCGATCCGTCGCCGTGGTGGGGACGAGCTGGGACTGGAGAGGGATTCCTTCCTGGATGTCCAGGTTGTTCTTCCCGATTATCAGTACCGTGCGGTGGACTCCTCCGGCATCGTGGAGTGGGAGTTCTGCCCGGTACATATTGTCCGCCTTGCTGTGGGGGAGTTCGTGGAGCCACTGCCGGATGAGGTGGAGGAATTCGCATGGGAGGAGCCACAGAAGATCTTTGATGCTGTGGATGCCACCCCGTTCGCGTTCTCCCCGTGGATGGTGGATCAGCTGTCCAACCCGGAGCTGCGCCAGGCGATCCTGGAAGCTTTCGACGACCAGGTATAA